Proteins encoded by one window of Arachis ipaensis cultivar K30076 chromosome B04, Araip1.1, whole genome shotgun sequence:
- the LOC107637209 gene encoding uncharacterized protein LOC107637209 — MEDVVAHSSSDEHGGVCPGSRMAWNCRGAGGKAFSTLIRDIKKEFNASFCILLETHISGQRGEAVWKKMGLMMVHIKVKSGSLPYWLLTVIYGNPQRINRNYLWDDIRLIHNEINLPWCLIRDFNAMLHDHERHGGSNSNRRGACPDFQDCVSDCGLFDLGYSRWPFTWKRGNLVERLDCGQSNLDWQIIFPTAHIKHLPSLKLDHSPLCLHLANDRQENKQRRFFRFQAAWLSHLNFTHMVNSN, encoded by the exons ATGGAGGATGTGGTGGCACACTCATCAAGTGATGAGCACGGGGGTGTCTGCCCAGGTTCAAGAATGG CCTGGAATTGCAGAGGTGCAGGTGGAAAGGCTTTCTCTACCCTCATCAGAGATATCAAAAAAGAGTTTAATGCTAGTTTCTGCATTTTATTAGAAACTCATATTAGTGGGCAACGAGGTGAAGCGGTTTGGAAAAAAATGGGTTTGATG ATGGTGCATATAAAAGTCAAGTCTGGGTCCTTGCCATATTGGCTTTTAACAGTGATTTACGGCAACCCCCAGAGAATTAATCGGAACTACCTGTGGGATGATATTAGATTGATACACAATGAGATTAACTTGCCGTGGTGTCTTATTAGAGACTTTAATGCCATGTTACATGATCATGAGCGTCACGGTGGGTCCAATAGCAACAGAAGAGGAGCATGCCCTGATTTTCAAGACTGCGTATCTGATTGTGGCCTCTTTGATTTGGGGTACTCGAGATGGCCGTTTACATGGAAGCGTGGAAACTTGGTTGAGAGACTCGACTGTGGCCAGAGCAACCTTGATTGGCAGATCATCTTCCCTACTGCTCACATCAAACACTTGCCTAGTCTCAAGTTGGACCACTCCCCCTTATGTCTCCACTTAGCAAATGATCGACAAGAGAACAAACAAAGACGCTTTTTCAGGTTTCAAGCAGCTTGGCTATCACATTTGAATTTCACCCATATGGTTAATAGTAACTGA